In Thermotoga sp. KOL6, the DNA window TGGCCTCTCTTAACGGAGGAAGAGAGAGAAGTTGCAAAAAGAGCGATGAATTCGAAAACAGCCAAAAAGCACGGAAATGACATTCTTTACAGAAAAAGTACGGGATTTGAGGCTCTTGTGGGTTTTCTTTTTCTGAAAAGAGACTATCGGAGAATCGAAGAACTTCTACAGGTGGTGTTGAACTTTGAGAGTGTACGGCCGAAAAATTCTTCAGGAAGCTCTCAGAAATAACATTCCAATTAAAAGAGTTTTTTTCCAAAAACTGAAAAGTCCAAGTAGTCACTTTCTCTCGCTCATAGAAGAAATAGAAAGAAAAGGGATAAAATATTCATTCGAGACCGAAGAAAGACTGAGGAATCTTTCCGGAACAAAGAAACATCAAGGAGTTGTCTTCGATATTTATGAATACCGATACTGCTCAGTCGAAGAAATCTTGAAAATCAAATTTCCTCAATTGATAGTGATATTAGATCAGATCCAAGATCCACACAATTTGGGTGCTATAGTTAGAACCTCCGTTGGAGCAGGAGCGAACGGTATCATAATCCCAAAAGATAAATCTGTGAAAGTAACAGAAACTGTAGTGAAAGTATCCGCAGGGACTGTTTTTAGGTCTAGGATTGCAATTGTGACAAACATTGCAAGAACGATAGAAGAGTTGAAAGAACAAAACGTTTGGGTGTATGCGGCGGACACAAATGGTGATACGATATACGAAGAAGATCTCACGTTGCCAACGGCTTTCGTATTTGGGAACGAGGGAGAAGGCATCAGAAGGCTTGTAAAGGAAAAATGTGACAAAGCGGTAACGATACCGATGGAAAACGAAATAGACTCTCTGAATGTATCTGTCAGCGTGGGAATAATTTTGTTCGAAACGGTGAGACAAAGGAGGTTGAAAGGTGCTCGATAAGATAGACCTATTCATTCTGGACATGGATGGAACATTTTACCTGGATGATATCCTTCTCCCTGGTTCACTGGATTTCCTAGAGATATTGAAACAAAAGGGAAAAAGATACGTTTTTTTCACGAACAACTCTTCCCTTGGACCCACAGACTACGTGAGGAAACTGAGGAAAATGGGTGCACCTGTACTGAAAGGCTCCGTGATCACCTCCGGAGAAATAACCGCAGAGTACATATTACAGAAGTACGGTCGATGTAAAATTTTTCTTCTCGGAACACCACAGTTGAAAAGAGTCTTTGCATCCTATGGTCACGTGATGGAAGATGAAAAACCTGACTTCGTGGTTCTCGGTTTTGACAAAACACTTACGTACGAAAAGCTCAAAAAAGCATGTCTTTTTCTCAGAAAAGGAAAAAAATACCTTGCCACCCATCCAGACATAAATTGTCCTTCAAAAGAGGGCCCGATCCCCGATGCGGGAAGCCTTATAGCAGCTATTGAAGCCTCGACCGGTAGGAAGCCGGATCTCGTGTTAGGAAAACCGAACCCTATGGTTGTAGAGGTGATCTCAAGAAAACTCAATGTTCCTAAAGAAAAAATGGCGATGGTAGGTGATAGACTTTATACAGATGTAAAACTGGGAAAAAACGCCGGAATAGTTTCAATACTCGTTCTCACAGGCGAAACCACTCTAGACGATCTATCCAGATCGGATGTAAAACCTGATTTTGTCTTCAAAAATTTGTACGAATTATCCAAGGCTATCGAGTAGTCTCAACTCTTCTTCAGTGAGTTTTATCTTCGTTGAATCGAGGTTTTCTCTGAGATGTTCTATTCTACCCGCCTTTGGTATGGCTACAACATTCGGCTTTGAAAGCAACCATGCGAGCATGATCTGATAAACAGTGGCGTTGTGTTTCACCGCTATGTTTTCAAGTGTTTTCTTTACTCTTTCTGAAAGCAGTGTTCTTCTCAAAGGTGAGTAGGCAACCAGAGTGATGTTGTTTTTCTGACAAAACTCGAGCAAACCGTTTTGTTCAGGATCCCTGTCCTCGACGTTGTACTTAACTTGATCACAAACGATGGGCTCCGATGACTTGTTGATCGCTTCTTCCAAAAGCTTCCTATCAAAATTGGATACACCGATGTATCTTATCATTCCTTGTCTTACACCCTCTGCCATTGCAGAAAGGGTTTCTTCAAGTGGAACTTCAGGATTGGGCCAATGTATCAAGTACAGATCAACGTAATCCGTATCGAGTCGCTTCAGAGTATTTTCCAAAGAACGCAAAAGATCGTCTCTCCTTAAATGAGTTGGC includes these proteins:
- a CDS encoding HAD-IIA family hydrolase, whose protein sequence is MLDKIDLFILDMDGTFYLDDILLPGSLDFLEILKQKGKRYVFFTNNSSLGPTDYVRKLRKMGAPVLKGSVITSGEITAEYILQKYGRCKIFLLGTPQLKRVFASYGHVMEDEKPDFVVLGFDKTLTYEKLKKACLFLRKGKKYLATHPDINCPSKEGPIPDAGSLIAAIEASTGRKPDLVLGKPNPMVVEVISRKLNVPKEKMAMVGDRLYTDVKLGKNAGIVSILVLTGETTLDDLSRSDVKPDFVFKNLYELSKAIE
- a CDS encoding Mini-ribonuclease 3 codes for the protein MEEIFRFDVETRNLSSAVLAYIGDAVLELMFRLKFVGDCRVSSIHEKVKGYTSKHGQAQILDFLWPLLTEEEREVAKRAMNSKTAKKHGNDILYRKSTGFEALVGFLFLKRDYRRIEELLQVVLNFESVRPKNSSGSSQK
- a CDS encoding aldo/keto reductase, with the protein product MVIYKELNNTGEKIPALGLGTWGIGGFETPDYSRDEEMVELLRKAIEMGYTHIDTAEYYGGGHTEELVGRAIKSFNRKDLFIVSKVWPTHLRRDDLLRSLENTLKRLDTDYVDLYLIHWPNPEVPLEETLSAMAEGVRQGMIRYIGVSNFDRKLLEEAINKSSEPIVCDQVKYNVEDRDPEQNGLLEFCQKNNITLVAYSPLRRTLLSERVKKTLENIAVKHNATVYQIMLAWLLSKPNVVAIPKAGRIEHLRENLDSTKIKLTEEELRLLDSLG
- the rlmB gene encoding 23S rRNA (guanosine(2251)-2'-O)-methyltransferase RlmB, with translation MRVYGRKILQEALRNNIPIKRVFFQKLKSPSSHFLSLIEEIERKGIKYSFETEERLRNLSGTKKHQGVVFDIYEYRYCSVEEILKIKFPQLIVILDQIQDPHNLGAIVRTSVGAGANGIIIPKDKSVKVTETVVKVSAGTVFRSRIAIVTNIARTIEELKEQNVWVYAADTNGDTIYEEDLTLPTAFVFGNEGEGIRRLVKEKCDKAVTIPMENEIDSLNVSVSVGIILFETVRQRRLKGAR